One window from the genome of Papaver somniferum cultivar HN1 unplaced genomic scaffold, ASM357369v1 unplaced-scaffold_84, whole genome shotgun sequence encodes:
- the LOC113345856 gene encoding uncharacterized protein LOC113345856 isoform X2, whose product MKVKAKTPHKTQSREPVAAKHVAHLVQTLFFLKIPLGYCNEVLVSYPFLHMMILFSGSINVELGTSPAYCVVRSELQSGKLTFKALMESAAQSFVNNGGDQKY is encoded by the exons ATGAAAGTGAAGGCGAAAACACCTCACAAG ACTCAAAGTCGTGAGCCTGTTGCAGCCAAACATGTAGCACACCTTGTGCAAACCTTGTTCTTTCTTAAAATCCCACTTGGATACTGCAATGAAGTCCTAGTGTCCTACCCATTTTTACATATGATGATATT ATTTTCAGGGTCCATAAATGTTGAACTAGGAACTTCCCCAGCTTACTGCGTGGTCAGAAGTGAACTCCAGAG TGGTAAATTAACTTTCAAGGCACTGATGGAGTCTGCGGCACAGTCATTTGTAAATAATG GTGGTGATCAGAAATACTGA
- the LOC113345856 gene encoding uncharacterized protein LOC113345856 isoform X1, with protein sequence MKVKAKTPHKTQSREPVAAKHVAHLVQTLFFLKIPLGYCNEVLVSYPFLHMMILFSGSINVELGTSPAYCVVRSELQSGKLTFKALMESAAQSFVNNGEKYKDEKQEAFLTSLELGMRHG encoded by the exons ATGAAAGTGAAGGCGAAAACACCTCACAAG ACTCAAAGTCGTGAGCCTGTTGCAGCCAAACATGTAGCACACCTTGTGCAAACCTTGTTCTTTCTTAAAATCCCACTTGGATACTGCAATGAAGTCCTAGTGTCCTACCCATTTTTACATATGATGATATT ATTTTCAGGGTCCATAAATGTTGAACTAGGAACTTCCCCAGCTTACTGCGTGGTCAGAAGTGAACTCCAGAG TGGTAAATTAACTTTCAAGGCACTGATGGAGTCTGCGGCACAGTCATTTGTAAATAATGGTGAGAAATACAAAGATGAAAAACAAGAGGCATTTCTTACTTCACTAGAACTTGGTATGCGTCATGgataa
- the LOC113345886 gene encoding uncharacterized protein LOC113345886, translating into MDTSDTESDGGLQEYSDSHSEQQSVSHSEQSVSSEDNVDANKGKRGKTRLPKLLRDTNGERRTVTYDEANQATGKNGCLLSSYIGSEVGPSLGLKYTCWKEVPPVVKKKLWEDVTFKFDLDESKRKDVLRQFSDLWRGWRKRTAAKHVTPFEKSRKKLKNVPSDLRGFVEQEEWKEFVKRRLSDKGKELSEIGRTVQAHHKYPHRMGRRTYAGLKDKLKREGKWTSDSPPPRELLWILARQNENGEYKTDEIGEVAAQIDDCSKKIKEGTIVCEGKTDALVKILGEEHGGRVRAAGTRVTHSQYFDTPRQRGSSNKDNLNKIRELEEQLRVKDVQARISEENLRKEFQQQLEEQSLDTERKLQKQFLQFKELLGKSQYDTIQPPMMSSENVPALGAEDKDLAETWGEAVHDPKGKAQNIRRHNGAKSSKLDARKTSQELNSTSIPASLKAPAQVPNTMLSSKKVVAQPPTGPPHPPSNRRHPCELYDKISRVVALGHVIHSDSKMIHGKKMCDDCLRVSVDFVEIKTAILPYPSGDIVTVYDARESVVQWPKHLVVLVGNGRTRLDAFDEFVKRAKEVFRSRAAIKVELHRDVFGQTVDVPIHMALEDIEFVCTSQKLTNNAIVLFIRFLYEKLDGDARKTKFGFMNPAAVHFSVNKTELVKSLLNRLKDSVPSRKYIFIPCHTG; encoded by the exons ATGGATACTTCAGACACGGAGTCTGATGGCGGGCTTCAAGAGTATTCAGATTCCCACAGCGAACAGCAGTCAGTTTCCCACAGCGAACAATCAG TTTCAAGTGAAGATAACGTGGATGCAAATAAAGGAAAGCGGGGTAAGACAAGATTACCAAAGCTTTTAAGGGATACTAATGGTGAAAGGCGGACTGTTACTTATGATGAAGCCAACCAAGCAACCGGTAAAAATGGTTGCTTGCTCTCAAGTTACATAGGCAGCGAAGTTGGTCCAAGTCTTGGACTGAAGTATACCTGTTGGAAAGAAGTTCCACCTGTAGTGAAGAAAAAGTTATGGGAGGACGTAACG TTTAAGTTTGATCTCGACgaatcaaagaggaaagatgtattgAGACAATTTTCTGACTTGTGGCGAGGATGGAGGAAACGAACTGCTGCAAAGCATGTTACCCCATTCGAAAAAAGCCGAAAAAAGCTTAAGAATGTTCCTTCAGATTTAAGAGGTTTTGTAGAACAAGAAGAATGGAAAGAGTTTGTAAAACGGAGATTGAGCGACAAAGGCAAG GAGTTGTCTGAAATTGGCAGAACGGTACAAGCTCACCACAAATATCCGCATAGGATGGGACGAAGGACCTATGCTGGATTAAAGGACAAACTG aaaagagaaggaaagtgGACAAGTGATTCACCCCCTCCACGAGAATTATTATGGATACTTGCACGCCAAAATGAAAATGGGGAGTATAAGACTGATGAGATTGGTGAAGTTGCTGCTCAAATT GATGACTGCTCGAAAAAGATCAAAGAGGGTACAATTGTCTGTGAAGGTAAGACAGATGCCCTTGTAAAGATTTTGGGTGAAGAACATGGTGGAAGAGTAAGGGCTGCAGGTACAAGAGTGACCCATAGTCAGTATTTTGACACTCCTCGACAACGTGGATCATCAAATAAAGATAATCTGAATAAAATCAGAGAACTGGAAGAGCAACTAAGAGTGAAAGATGTGCAAGCAAGAATAAGTGAAGAGAACTTGAGAAAAGAATTCCAACAACAATTGGAGGAACAGTCACTAGACACAGAGAGAAAATTGCAGAAACAATTCCTTCAGTTCAAAGAATTATTGGGCAAATCCCAATATGATACGATTCAGCCACCTATGATGTCCTCAGAAAATGTCCCTGCCTTA GGTGCTGAGGATAAGGACTTAGCTGAAACTTGGGGGGAAGCTGTTCACGATCCGAAAGGAAAGGCCCAAAATATTCGG AGACATAATGGGGCCAAAAGCTCTAAACTGGATGCTAGAAAGACGTCTCAAGAATTGAACAGTACATCTATCCCGGCCTCTCTTAAAGCGCCCGCCCAA GTACCTAATACGATGCTGTCCTCAAAAAAAGTGGTTGCACAG CCACCAACAGGACCACCTCATCCGCCTTCTAACAGG AGACATCCGTGTGAATTGTACGACAAAATCAGCAGGGTTGTTGCGCTGGGACATGTTATTCACAGCGACTCAAAAATGATTCATGGAAAAAAAATGTGTGATGATTGTTTGCGTGTGTCGGTGGATTTTGTGGAGATAAAAACTGCAATACTTCCATATCCATCTGGTGATATTGTTACTGTGTATGATGCCCGTGAAAGTGTTGTTCAATGGCCAAAACACTTGGTGGTCCTTGTCGGAAAT GGGCGAACGAGATTGGATGCATTTGATGAATTTGTTAAGAGAGCAAAAGAAGTGTTCAGAAGCAGGGCTGCGATCAAAGTTGAGTTGCATCGCGATGTGTTTGGTCAAACTGTAGATGTGCCTATACATATGGCACTAGAAGATATTGAGTTTGTTTGCACGTCTCAGAAACTTACGAACAATGCTATAGTCTTATTCATCCG ATTTTTGTATGAAAAATTGGATGGCGATGCACGCAAAACCAAGTTCGGATTTATGAATCCAGCGGCAGTTCACTTTTCAGTCAATAAAACAGAACTCGTGAAAAGTTTATTAAATAGACTGAAAGATTCAGTGCCGAGTCGAAAATACATATTTATTCCTTGTCATACAGGGTAA